A portion of the Bacteroidota bacterium genome contains these proteins:
- a CDS encoding glycosyltransferase family 2 protein produces MSKISAIICAYNEEKTIKEVVTAVCDYFFDEVIVVNDGSTDGTAKILGELLNFSSLKYIALPENKGKGYAMATGVENSTGEIIVFIDADLSNLKEEHFEQLISPIFNNEADMVLGQATEPLINYKINPFKSFTGERALLKKDVLSILQDMKASKFGVETLINLYYMAHEKKLNM; encoded by the coding sequence ATGAGTAAAATTTCAGCAATAATTTGTGCGTATAACGAGGAGAAAACAATCAAAGAAGTAGTAACAGCCGTGTGCGATTACTTTTTTGATGAGGTAATTGTTGTAAACGATGGGTCAACAGACGGTACGGCCAAAATTTTAGGTGAACTTTTGAATTTCTCCTCACTTAAATATATTGCACTTCCTGAGAATAAAGGGAAAGGTTATGCAATGGCAACCGGGGTAGAAAATTCAACAGGAGAAATTATTGTTTTCATTGATGCCGATTTGTCTAACCTAAAAGAGGAGCATTTTGAGCAGCTAATCAGTCCCATTTTTAACAACGAGGCAGATATGGTATTAGGCCAGGCAACAGAGCCCCTGATTAACTATAAAATCAACCCGTTCAAATCGTTCACTGGCGAAAGGGCACTGTTAAAGAAGGATGTACTGTCAATTTTGCAAGATATGAAAGCATCAAAATTTGGGGTAGAAACCCTGATTAATCTTTACTATATGGCACACGAAAAAAAGTTAAATATGTGA